AACGGAGACACGAAGCTGGTTTTTGATATGCAGGACTCAATATTTCCAGGAAAGCACAACGGTTCCGTTGTCCGTACCGCCCGCGTTCTTCCAGGAACCTTCCGCCCGCCCCAGCGAGATCGTCGCGGCGAATGAGCCGTTCAGGCCGGCACGAGCTTTCTTACCGACGGGGAGTTCGGTGAACTCCAGCGTTGCGCCCTTCAGCGTGCCCTGGATCTTCACCTGGGCCCCGAGCGTTTTCCAGGTGATCTGCCCGGTGAACTCGCCCGTCGCCTCCTTCAGCTCGATGATTCGCAAAACGAAGGGCCAGGTCTTGCCGGTTTTTTCCGATGCCGCCTCGCCGGAAAGATCCTTCCGCACCGGCAGGGAAACCGCCCGCTGCGGCTGGTCCGCCGCGACTTCCTCCATGCTTGCCGCGCCAAGGTCGCCGTCGGGGCCTGTCCAGTCGCCCTCCCAGCGGGTTCCACTTTTCTGAAGTCGGTAGGCGACGTTCAGGCGACCCTTGCCCTGTTTGACGGCCGCCGTCTCGGTGAACTCGAGAACATCGCCCTGGAGCGTCCCCGTCAGGGTGTGAACAGCGTCGAGCGACTTCCAGGTGATCTGCCCCGAAATCTCGCCCGTCGACTCGTCTAGCGAGGTGATCCTCAGGATGAACGGCCAGAATTTGCCTGTCTTGTTCGATTTCGACACGCCGAAAAAATCCTGGTCGAGCGGAAACGCCGACGTCGCCGCGGCGATTCCGAGAAACACCGTCAGCAGAAGAACGCACATCATGGAAGCGCGCATCCGGCTCTCCTTCATTTCGCCCTCCCGAGAGGCATTGATGGTCCGTGATCCGATGTCTTCCCGGCATCGGCACATGGTCAGCATATCGGACGTTGCGTCATTCGCGCAACCGGGCAAATCGGAAGCCGACCGAATCGCCCTCACGCAATTTTATAGCAATATATTTTTAATCGGCGAGGTATAATGGTTCATCCGCAGCTTTCACAGGGAGGCACTCTCATGAGACTCGTTCTCGTCGCTCTGATCGCCGGAATCTGGCTCGCGACCGGCATGCGCGCCTGCGCCGAGCCGTCCAAGTGGTCGGCCATGAACGTCTACGACCAGGCCCGCGAGCAGGAGCTGGCCGCCCGGGCCGCCGACTGGCGCAACGGGCCGGTCGTCTACCAGGTCATCGTCGACCGGTTCTCGCCGTCCTCCGAACTCGCGAAGAAGAAATCCCTGTATGCGGCGCCCCGACGCCTCCGCGACTGGCAGGAAACGCCGAAGACCGGTTCCTACCTGAAAAAGGAAGGCGTCTGGTCGCACGAAGTCGATTTCTGGGGCGGCGATCTCGGTAGCCTCCTGGGCAGCATCGGCTACATCCAGGAACTGGGCGTCGACGTCGTCTATCTGAACCCGGTCTTTTCCTCGCTGACGAACCACAAATACGACGCGTGGGACTACCACAAGGTCGACCCCGTCTACGGCTCGCGCGCCGACCTCGCGGCGCTGGCGGCCGACCTGCACCGGCGCGGCATGCGGCTCGTGCTGGACGGCGTCTTCAACCACATGGGCCGGCGCAGCGCGATGTTCGAGGAGGCGCTCCGCAACCCGCGCAGTCGATGGCGGCCCTTCTTCAAGTTCTCCGAAACATCCGATCGCGGATATATCGGGTGGTATGATGTCGAGAACCTTCCCGAGCTGAACCTCGAGAACCCCGACGTCCAGAAGTACATCTACGGGGCGCCGGACTCGGTGGTCCAGTCGTATCTGCTGAAGGAGGAAATCGACGGCTGGCGGCTCGACGTCGCGTTCGACCTCGGCTTCCGCTACCTGACAGACCTCACCCAGGCCGCGCACACGGCGAAACCCGGCTCGCTGATCGTCGGCGAAATCTGGAACTACCCCGAAGAATGGCATCCGGCCGTCGACGGCGTCATGAACATGCACGGTCGCAAGCTTCTGCTGACCATGCTCGAGGGCCGCCTGTCGGGCCCGATGTGCAGCCAGATGTGGGAAACCTCGATCGCGGACGCCGGCATGGACCACATCCTGAAAAGCTGGCTGGTGCTCGACAACCACGACACCCCCCGCCTGCCGAACCTGCTGCCTCAGGTCTGGCAGCAGAAAATGGCCCGTATGCTCCAGTTCACGCTCCCCGGCGCAGTCTGCCTGTATTACGGCAGCGAGCTCGGCATGACCGGCGGCGAAGACCCCGAGCAGCGCGCCCCCATGCGGTGGGACCTGGTCTCCCCCGACAACGAGATGCTCGCGCTCCACCGCCGACTGCTGAAACTGCGCCACGCCGAGCCGGCCCTGCGCTACGGCGACTTCCGGCGACTCCATTCCGAGAACCTGTTCGCCTTCCTGCGCCGCACGACCTCGGTGCGCGAGACCGTCGTCGTCCTCGCCAACCCGACGAACCGCACCGTCAAGGAGCTGATTCAGCTTCGCGAAAGCAAGTTCCAGGATGTCACGCCTCTGCGCGACCAGCTCTCGGACAGGACGTTCACCGTCTTCTCCGGAACCGTCGACGTCGAGGTGCCCGCCCGCTCCGTCCTCATCCTCAAGGCCGACACCGCCGACTACCCCCACGGCTACAACCGCTACGATCGGATCTATTGATCCTCGGCATGCAAATAGTTACATCCGCTGCCGGCGGGCTGCGTTTGCAACTCCGGATTCCATGCGGTACGATCTCACCAGGAGAATGAACGATGAAACGATATGTGCTCATGCTGACCCTGATGCTCGCGGCGTCGCCCGTATGGGCGCTGTTCTGCCAGTATTGCGGCAGTTCGATGGCCGACGATGCGCGGTTCTGCCCGAAGTGCGGCAGACAACACGCCGCACCGTCGTCGAACCCCGCACCTCAGCCGGCGACGCCGGCGCCGGTGACCGTGACGCCCGACAACCCCGCAACGCCGATCGCGGCGCCGGCGGAGCTTCCCTCCGCCCCCTACGAGGCGATCAACCGGTACGAATCGTTGCTCACCTCGTCGGCCCAGGCATGGTCGTCGGGCACGGCGGCCGAACAGCGGTTCCGCATTACGTCGGCGCTCCAGCAGGCCGGTTCCGAGGCTCCCCGGTTCACGCCGGCCATGCAGCGGCTGCACAATTTATACACATCGAAATATGATATCCTGAGCCGGTACGACAGTGCCTGCGCGCGCAGCGCGAGAGGCCCCGGCCGGATCGAGGCCGACGCCGAGAAGGAAAAGCTCCTGTTCACGCTCGCCCGCACGAACGAGATGATCTCGTATCTGAAAGACCGCCTCTCCGACCCGGCGGCCCCGGCCAGGGTCGACGAGATGCAGAAATCCCTCGACGAGGCCGTGCGGGAACACCGCGTCACCGCTCCCTATCTGCGGCTCGATGGATACCGGGTAAAGCAGGGACAACGCCTCTGGGTCATGGACATCGTCGACGAACGGGTCATGGTGATGATCCTCGACGACTGCGGCGCCCGCAAGCCCCTCGTGGGCTGGCTCTCGCTCGGCGACCTCGAACGCCGCTCGACGTACCGGCGACCGGCATCCTGGGTCGCCCCCGTCCAGCGCGTCGAGAAGGAAGTCGTCATCGTCGGCCACACCTGGTGGTGGCCCGGCTGGCCCCACCCGCGCCATCCCCGGTATCCGGACCGCGACCGCGATCACGACCGCCACGACCGTCACGATCGCGACCGCCGCCACCGGCACTGACCGCCGGGGTTATTTCCGGGCCACCACGATGAGGGAGAGGCCTTTCCACGGAAGCAGGCGGTCGACGAGGCGGAACAGCCAGACGAGGTGGTCGTAGAGCTTCATCGAAAGTTTGCCGATCGAGCCGCTTCCGAGAAGCTTTCCCACGAACAGCCAGCCGATCACCCCGGGCCTGTTGAAATCGAGCATCTTCTCGACCCTGAAGCCCGCCTGGACGAGTTTCTGCCCGATGTCCTCCCTCGAGTACCGGCGCAGATGACCGACCGCCCGGTCGAGCGAGCCGGCGTATTCCGGGCATTGCGGAAGAAGCAGGATGAGGCTTCCGCCCGGCCCGAGCGTGTCGAAGACTCGTCGCAGGGCCGCGGCGTCATCATCGATGAACTCCAGCGTGTTCAGGCACAGGACCGTTTCCTGCGTTCCCTTCAGTTCCTCGAAATGAGCGGCGTCGTTCAGGTCGAGCGCCCGGATGCCGACGCGGTCGTCGTTCCTGAACATCGACCGGAGCGTCTCGAGCGCCAAAGGTTTTATTTCACATGCAATATATTCATCGCGCGGCAGGAAGCGGCTGGTCAGGTTGCCGATGCCGGCGCCGATTTCCATGACCCTCCGGCCGAGGAAGGGTCTGATGACATCCGCCAGCCACCGGTTGAAGCGCGGCGCCAGCCGCACGTTGTGCAGGACGTCCTGGGCGGACGGGATGTAGCAGTCGTCGATCAGCCAATACTTGAAAATATAATATAAGGCCCAGAAGCCGTCCTTCCAGGTGATCTTCTTGCCCTCGTCGTAGGTGCGGCCCTTGTAGGAGATGGGCACCTCGTACACGCGCAGGTTGCGCTTGGCGACCTTCGCGGTGAGCTCCGGCTCGAGGCCGAACCCCGAGGATCGGATCGGGATGCTCTTGAGCAGCGGCGCCCGGAACATCTTGTAGCAGGTTTCCATATCGGTGATCGTGAGGTCGGTGAACATGTTCGACAGGTTCGTCAGGCCCCAGTTCATCAGCGAGTGCCAGAAGTACAGCACGCGTCGGTAGTCTGCCGCGAGATACCGCGAGCCGAACACCACGTCGGCGTCGCCCTCGAAAATCGGCCGGATCAGCTTCGGGAACTCGGCCGGGTCGTATTCCAGGTCGGCATCCTGGATCACGATCACCTCGCCGTCGGCCCGGTCGATGCCCGTCCGGATCGCCCCGGCCTTCCCCTGGTTCTTTTCGTGGAAGACCGGAAGGACCTGCGGGTGAAGCCGCGCCTGGTCCGTAATGATCTCGCGGGAGCCGTCCGTCGAGCCGTCGTCGACGATCACGAGCTGGATGGCGGCGATTCCCGGCTTCCCTTCCTGCTCCAGGACCTTCGCGATGACTTTCGCGAGTGTGAACCGCTCGTTGTAGACCGGCATGATGACCGAAAGCCGGAACGGTGCGTGACCTCCCATGTCGACTCCTGAAATCGTTGTCTGAATGTACAAAAAAGTTTACGACAGAACGGTGTCGGATGCACCATGAAAAGCAACCTGTCGAAACAAGGGGGCGTATGACGGCGCTCTGGAAAAAACTCCGGTTGCCGGCGCTCGTCGCGGCGACGGTCCTGTCGTTCTCCGCGATCGAGGTCGTGGCGAACCCCATCCGGCTCAGCATCGACCCGTTCGTGATGACCTTCTGGCGGTTTCTGCTGGGCGGCCTCTTCCTGCTCCCGGTGGCGGTGCCGCTCTTCCGGAAAAAAGCCCGCGCCTTTTCGCCCCGCGTCGTCTGCTGGCTGGCCGCGCTCGGCGTTCTGAACGTCGTCGTCGCCATGGGCGCCCATGCGCTCTCGGTCAAATTCGCAAAGGCCTCGACGGCCGCGATCCTCATCGCCGCGAACCCGATCGTCATCAACTTTCTCGGCTGGCAGCTGCTCGGGGAAGCCCTTTCGATGCGCCGCGCCCTTACGCTCATCCTCGGCTTCACCGGCGTCGTCCTGGTGGCGGCGCGCCCCTCCCCGGGCGCTGACACGGCGTTCGGCATCGCCGCCGGCCTCGTCGGCATGGTCACGTTCTCGCTGTATACGGTTCTCTCGAAGCGATTCGTCCAGCGGCTCGGCAGCCTGATCGTCACCGTCTCGACGTTCTTTCTCGCCTCAGCCGCCTTCCTGCCCCTTCTGCTTCTCGCCGGGGTGTCGATCTGGCCCGCGCCAGAGGTCTGGCCGCGCCTGCTCGTGCTCGGCTTCATCGTGTCGGGCTTCGGCTACTACACGTTTTTCCAGGTTCTCCGGGAACTCCCCGCCGGCCGGGCGAGCCTGCTGTTCTTCGCCAAGCCGCCCGTCGCCATCCTTCTCGCCTGGCTCCTGCTGGGCGAGACCCTCACCCCGCCCGCCATGGCCGGCACGCTTCTCGTCATGGCCGGCATCCTGTTCGACCGGCGCACGAAGTCCCCGGCACCGGCCCGATCATTTTCGCCACCGGAGGTTTCCCGATGACGTTCTTTTCTTCGAAACCGTTCCTGCGCACCCTGCTGATCCTGCTGTTCGTCTCCGCCTGCGCGCTGCCCTCCCGGGCCCAGCTCGCCAGCGAACCGACGTTCGACCTCGAACTGGTCGACATCTACGCCGACTTTCAGCCCGAGAAATATATAGCTGATGTTATAAGCATCCTGTATCTGACCTGCAACGGCTCGGATCCCGTCATTCTTCGCTGCCAGGGCAACATCCACCGCCTCGAGGTCATCGGCCGGAACCAGCAGAACGTGAGCTGGATCTACCGCCCCCCCTACATCCACCTCGACAACCTCGCGGCCGGCCAGCGCGAAGTCGAGTTCCGCTTCCGCGTCCGCCACGACGGCTATTCCCCCGGCGGCGGCACTATCGCGACGAACCTGCTCGCGCTTGGCCCCGCCGTTTTCTGGTATCCCCGCCAGAACGCCTCCGACCCCCACCAGGTGATCCTCAACCTCGAAACCCCGGCCGACTACGAAGTCTCGACGAACGGCACCCTCCAACGCGACCTCCCCAACAACACCCGCCGCCTCCGCACCTGGATCGTCTCCAAACCCGCACCAGAAGGCATCACGTTGAAAACGCCCTGATCATCATGAGCTATTGATTCCTGCAAAACAAAATGCACATTTCGCGTTTCCGTTCGTGCTGAGCATGTCGAAGTACGAGAGGCCCTCGCCCCTTTCGGCAGGCTCAGGGCAGGCTTCGACAAGCCCAGGTCGAACGGATATCGAGAAGGAAAAGCCCCCCGGAATTTCCGGGGGGCTTTTTCTCATACCGATGAACCGAACGGTTTCTGTTACTCTTTCCAGAGAGGGTCGGTGGGGACAGGGCGATCGCTGACGTCGAGGTAGAGGCCGACGGCGTTTCCGCGGCGGACGAAGCGGCAGGGCTTTCCGAGCAGGGTCGTTTCCGGGGTCGCGCCGTGAAGCTTGTCGAAGCGGGCCTTTTCGGCTTCTTTGCCGAGCCATTCGAAGATCAACTGGGGATCGTAGAGGGCGAGTTCAC
This portion of the Candidatus Ozemobacteraceae bacterium genome encodes:
- a CDS encoding alpha-amylase family glycosyl hydrolase, whose amino-acid sequence is MRLVLVALIAGIWLATGMRACAEPSKWSAMNVYDQAREQELAARAADWRNGPVVYQVIVDRFSPSSELAKKKSLYAAPRRLRDWQETPKTGSYLKKEGVWSHEVDFWGGDLGSLLGSIGYIQELGVDVVYLNPVFSSLTNHKYDAWDYHKVDPVYGSRADLAALAADLHRRGMRLVLDGVFNHMGRRSAMFEEALRNPRSRWRPFFKFSETSDRGYIGWYDVENLPELNLENPDVQKYIYGAPDSVVQSYLLKEEIDGWRLDVAFDLGFRYLTDLTQAAHTAKPGSLIVGEIWNYPEEWHPAVDGVMNMHGRKLLLTMLEGRLSGPMCSQMWETSIADAGMDHILKSWLVLDNHDTPRLPNLLPQVWQQKMARMLQFTLPGAVCLYYGSELGMTGGEDPEQRAPMRWDLVSPDNEMLALHRRLLKLRHAEPALRYGDFRRLHSENLFAFLRRTTSVRETVVVLANPTNRTVKELIQLRESKFQDVTPLRDQLSDRTFTVFSGTVDVEVPARSVLILKADTADYPHGYNRYDRIY
- a CDS encoding DMT family transporter yields the protein MTALWKKLRLPALVAATVLSFSAIEVVANPIRLSIDPFVMTFWRFLLGGLFLLPVAVPLFRKKARAFSPRVVCWLAALGVLNVVVAMGAHALSVKFAKASTAAILIAANPIVINFLGWQLLGEALSMRRALTLILGFTGVVLVAARPSPGADTAFGIAAGLVGMVTFSLYTVLSKRFVQRLGSLIVTVSTFFLASAAFLPLLLLAGVSIWPAPEVWPRLLVLGFIVSGFGYYTFFQVLRELPAGRASLLFFAKPPVAILLAWLLLGETLTPPAMAGTLLVMAGILFDRRTKSPAPARSFSPPEVSR
- a CDS encoding zinc ribbon domain-containing protein encodes the protein MKRYVLMLTLMLAASPVWALFCQYCGSSMADDARFCPKCGRQHAAPSSNPAPQPATPAPVTVTPDNPATPIAAPAELPSAPYEAINRYESLLTSSAQAWSSGTAAEQRFRITSALQQAGSEAPRFTPAMQRLHNLYTSKYDILSRYDSACARSARGPGRIEADAEKEKLLFTLARTNEMISYLKDRLSDPAAPARVDEMQKSLDEAVREHRVTAPYLRLDGYRVKQGQRLWVMDIVDERVMVMILDDCGARKPLVGWLSLGDLERRSTYRRPASWVAPVQRVEKEVVIVGHTWWWPGWPHPRHPRYPDRDRDHDRHDRHDRDRRHRH
- a CDS encoding glycosyltransferase, with protein sequence MGGHAPFRLSVIMPVYNERFTLAKVIAKVLEQEGKPGIAAIQLVIVDDGSTDGSREIITDQARLHPQVLPVFHEKNQGKAGAIRTGIDRADGEVIVIQDADLEYDPAEFPKLIRPIFEGDADVVFGSRYLAADYRRVLYFWHSLMNWGLTNLSNMFTDLTITDMETCYKMFRAPLLKSIPIRSSGFGLEPELTAKVAKRNLRVYEVPISYKGRTYDEGKKITWKDGFWALYYIFKYWLIDDCYIPSAQDVLHNVRLAPRFNRWLADVIRPFLGRRVMEIGAGIGNLTSRFLPRDEYIACEIKPLALETLRSMFRNDDRVGIRALDLNDAAHFEELKGTQETVLCLNTLEFIDDDAAALRRVFDTLGPGGSLILLLPQCPEYAGSLDRAVGHLRRYSREDIGQKLVQAGFRVEKMLDFNRPGVIGWLFVGKLLGSGSIGKLSMKLYDHLVWLFRLVDRLLPWKGLSLIVVARK